Below is a window of Penaeus vannamei isolate JL-2024 chromosome 30, ASM4276789v1, whole genome shotgun sequence DNA.
GATGCTATACCCGCCAAACGTTTCCTAAAGTAACCGGTTTTGCAATCtagtttttgcttctttttttttcttttcttttttcttcacaaGCAGTTGATGATCACATTGAAATTagcctgctacccccccccccccatcccctatatCCCTTCTCTCTGCCAATACATTCCTAATTAGTTCATATTTGTTGGTTCCAGTCGTTTCTTCTGCCTAAATGGGTATGTTCCCCGCGGTcgttttcctattcttattcttaataatTCTCATGTTGAGGCTGTTTCCTAGAAACATTAGCCCACCGCCGcccagagagaaaaaacatgtatatatacacaaaatacatgtatatacatatgaatatacatgtgtatatacacgtgtgtatgtatgtatgtttataaacatatgtatataaatatgtttatacatttgtatatatatgtacatatttacacacacacacacacacacacacatatatatatatgtatgtataaaatatgtatacataaacacaaaacatatgaatacatatttacatatatacatatacagtacatatgtgtatatacatacatctatacatacatacaaatatatacacatttatacatacatacatacatatatatatatatatatatatatatatatatatatatatatatatatatatatatatatatgcacatacacatatttcaaTCCatagtatacacatatttacaggaaaacacacaagtatatgtatctatgtatagatatgtatatatatatgaaatacatatacacatagaaaatcgtatatatatatatttatgttcccCTATCCCTTGAAGTTTCGAATAAAATTTGTTATTAAAATCGTAATTGCTACTGTAATTGACTTTACAAGAATATTactaaaatatatttttacaaatCTTTCTAAAATCAAAAAAAGGATAAGCAGTTGAGATACATACGACTAGCAAGTGACTCCTTCGTGAcaaagtacatgtatatgtatgtcaggTCATATATGTCATGTCATCCTAGCACGAACGGTTGATGTTGACGATACTGTCTTTACATTTTTTGCATTGTAATCTGTTTAACcacaatgatagtaacgataataggaATGGTAAGAGGTGGTAATTgtaatcatcaatgtcattatccttTCAATCAGAATAAAAAGGACTATACCAATGGCAGCAGTTGATTACACTATGGACAATATGACTTACAGCCAAACAAATTCAAATATTTACCATTCGCAAAACGCTCCTCATATCTTGCATGCCGGTCATCTGCTGCTCTTCTTGGGGTCAAGGGATCaccctgagggagggggagggccctCCCTACTGCGGGTCAGGGCCTCTCGCGGCGTATATAAGAAGGTCCAGAGGCGGTTCGCTTCAGCTCGCGCTTGACCTGGCTCGCGATATCTTGTCCGCACCAACATGAAGCTGGTGAGTTTGACAGTTCATAGTCtggtcatatctctctctctctctctctctctctctctctctctctgtctctctctctctctctctctctctctatctatctatatatatttatttatttatttatatacacgtataagtGATCAAAAATCAGATTTCAAGGAAAGGATGAGTTTTAAGGAAATTTGGAGCATTGTTGTCAACTTTGTGAAGTAAACCTGCATTCAAAAGATTGAGACACCGCTGAACTTCGTTTTAGAATTGCAATTCTGTAACAGATATACTGTATCCCTTTTCCCGATTCAGCAAATCTTGCAAACGGATAAGATTCGACACACAAATCTCTTTAGCATGCTATTCCAAACTATTTTCTtgataaatgtaaaaagaaaaaaaatcctctcccaGCAACTATTTCAAACTAAGCAACGATTCATAATCCTAGTAGTTTGCAATGCTGTTTAATTTTCAAAGGTTTGATCTTTTGTtctgttagatatatagatagatatggatatttatatttgtgtgtctgcgcgcgtgcacagtatgtgtgtgtatgtgtatatatatgatatatatttacacgtgtgtgtgtaaaagacgTCAATTTAtcaagttatcatttttataatcctgGCGCATTATGTGACATACATGACACATGGAAATGAATGAACGATTCTGCCGGAATGTTCAACAAGTATTAATTTCGTTAAGGTGTGTTTATCAggtttctcatcatcatctcactATACCATTTATCAGCAGGATTATCATGGTTTTTATTTGTTCAGACTGTCCTCTTTGGCGTGGCCGTGGCCCTGTATGGCCTTGTGGGTTCAGCGCGTGCCATGCCTTCCCCCGTGGCCGACCCTTACCCCGTGGCAGACCCTGAGCCGGTGGCCGACCCTTACCCCGTGGCAGACCCTGAGCCGGTGGCCGACCCTTACCCCGTGGCAGACCCTGAAGCTTACCCTTACCCCGAGGCTGACCCTGAAGCAGATCCTTTGTCCTTTTACTACAGACGAAGATCATACTCCCGCAGGAGCTACTCGTACAGGCGCACCTTCCGTTTCCGGGGGTGAAGACGTGGACATCCAACGACGGTTTTCGTTTTCCACGATTGAGTGCCTTTTGCGCCACGACTTAGCCTCCGCGTGTGTCatttcgtctgtgtgtttgtaaagaAGTTCCTGGCGTGTTTTCATTGAAATGGCTGGAATAAAATCATAAATCTGAGTTATGTGTGTTAAATCAAACACCTTATTGGATTCAAATGAAAGAAATGGACAGTATGAAgcacagaagcagagagagagagaaaaaaagagaaaatagaatggaTATGCATCACTGAGTTGTGGCAGAACACAACGAATGAATTTTATAGAAAAAGCACACAAAGCAATTTTattgtatgaatattattacctAATACAGGTAGAATAAAAAGGATTTTTAAACCGGAACTTGAAATTAGCATAAAGCAAGTGTTAGAGATTATACATACACCATACTTTCCTACTGACTTTTTATTAAAGTAAAATCGTTTCCATGACACTGCTATCTGCTGTTAAGGATATATTTCAGTAAATAGTGACAGAAGTTCATATTTGATCTCTGAATTGCTACTTTGAACCNNNNNNNNNNNNNNNNNNNNNNNNNNNNNNNNNNNNNNNNNNNNNNNNNNNNNNNNNNNNNNNNNNNNNNNNNNNNNNNNNNNNNNNNNNNNNNNNNNNNNNNNNNNNNNNNNNNNNNNNNNNNNNNNNNNNNNNNNNNNNNNNNNNNNNNNNNNNNNNNNNNNNNNNNNNNNNNNNNNNNNNNNNNNNNNNNNNNNNNNNNNNNNNNNNNNNNNNNNNNNNNNNNNNNNNNNNNNNNNNNNNNNNNNNNNNNNNNNNNNNNNNNNNNNNNNNNNNNNNNNNNNNNNNNNNNNNNNNNNNNNNNNNNNNNNNNNNNNNNNNNNNNNNNNNNNNNNNNNNNNNNNNNNNNNNNNNNNNNNNNNNNNNNNNNNNNNNNNNNNNNNNNNNNNNNNNNNNNNNNNNNNNNNNNNNNNNNNNNNNNNNNNNNNNNNNNNNNNNNNNNNNNNNNNNNNNNNNNNNNNNNNNNNNNNNNNNNNNNNNNNNNNNNNNNNNNNNNNNNNAGAGAGAAAATAAATTCAGCGAATAAAGACTTAAGACTATTCCTTTTTGTGTCATACtagtttccttatatatatatatatatatatatatatatatatatatatatatatatatatatatatatatatatatatatatatatatatatatatatatacgtatgtgtgtgtgtttgtgtgtgtgtgtgtgtgtgtgtatgtatgtgtgtgtgttcccctaCAAGAAGTCCGAACTGAGAGTTATAGCTCAATAGATATGTTTATCATATGCTACTGAAAAACAGCATCTGCACACAAagtcagacatataaatatatgcatttatgcttaTCTGAGTAtcattatccacacacacacacacacacacacacacacacgcactcatgtaCCTATAAAAACATAGAGCTATCTCGAATTTCCTGGCTAGAAGTATAGAagtagcaaaagagagaaaaataggaaaaaatataaaggcaaagaaatataaaataaagaaaaaatcaatgaaaTCTAGGAAGTACAACCAATgcttatagaagaaaaaaataataagataaagtaaaaagaCCAAAAGAAGCAAAGGACAAATAAACGGAAGAaggaaaagtgtatatatatacatatatattcacttatgtatgtacgcatatacatatacacatacgtatatttacgcacacctatatgtatgaatatacacgtatatattgtacacacatacacacataaattcacacacatataagtatatatgattgtatatatacacatgcacacacacacacacacacacacacaaacacgcacacacactcatatacaaatgtgtatgtatatccatgaatatacacactgataactatttatgtatatttatttatctgtctgagtATAAACTTTTATTCTcaaatttcgtttttctttttatatgta
It encodes the following:
- the LOC113821873 gene encoding uncharacterized protein isoform X2 translates to MKLTVLFGVAVALYGLVGSARAMPSPVADPYPVADPYPVADPEAYPYPEADPEADPLSFYYRRRSYSRRSYSYRRTFRFRG
- the LOC113821873 gene encoding uncharacterized protein isoform X1: MKLTVLFGVAVALYGLVGSARAMPSPVADPYPVADPEPVADPYPVADPEPVADPYPVADPEAYPYPEADPEADPLSFYYRRRSYSRRSYSYRRTFRFRG